In a single window of the Streptomyces sp. NBC_00285 genome:
- a CDS encoding AI-2E family transporter, with protein sequence MAPTDETGQTAPQASPFGTTPPSRPPAGTGPNARMPRWLPRAMVLALALIAVFQLGSWAFHQLIGLLINILIAFFLALAIEPAVSKMAARGMRRGLATFLVFFAVLIAVAGFVTLLGSMLAGQIIKIVEDFPNYLDSVIAWINGHFHTDLKRVDVQEGLLRSDWLRNYVQNSATGVLDVSAQVLGGLFQLLTIALFSFYFAADGPRLRRTICSVLPPARQAEVLRAWEIAVDKTGGYIYSRGLMALVSGVAHYVLLQALDVPYAPVLAVWVGLVSQFIPTIGTYLAGALPMLIAFTVDPWYALWVLVFVVIYQQFENYVLQPKLTSKTVDIHPAVAFGSVIAGTALLGAVGALIAIPAVATLQAFLGAYVKRYDVTDDPRVHGHRKGGDGPSPVTRARALWEHRRQGPQDSADDSPSS encoded by the coding sequence GTGGCACCCACTGACGAGACCGGGCAGACAGCCCCACAGGCATCTCCGTTCGGCACGACACCGCCCTCCCGGCCCCCGGCCGGCACCGGGCCGAACGCCCGCATGCCACGCTGGCTGCCGCGCGCCATGGTGCTCGCGCTCGCCCTCATCGCCGTGTTCCAGCTGGGCAGTTGGGCCTTCCATCAGCTCATCGGGCTGCTGATCAACATCCTCATCGCGTTCTTCCTGGCCCTTGCCATCGAACCCGCGGTGAGCAAGATGGCCGCGCGCGGCATGCGCAGGGGGCTCGCCACCTTTCTCGTCTTCTTCGCGGTACTGATCGCGGTCGCGGGCTTCGTCACACTGCTCGGCTCGATGCTCGCGGGCCAGATCATCAAGATCGTCGAGGACTTCCCGAACTACCTCGACTCCGTCATCGCCTGGATCAACGGGCACTTCCACACCGACCTCAAGCGGGTGGACGTCCAGGAGGGCCTGCTCCGCTCCGACTGGTTGCGCAACTACGTGCAGAACAGCGCCACCGGTGTCCTGGACGTGTCCGCCCAGGTCCTCGGCGGCCTCTTCCAGCTGCTGACGATCGCTCTGTTCTCGTTCTACTTCGCCGCGGACGGCCCGCGGCTGCGCCGCACGATCTGTTCCGTCCTGCCGCCCGCCCGGCAGGCCGAGGTGCTGCGCGCGTGGGAGATCGCCGTGGACAAGACGGGCGGCTACATCTACTCGCGCGGTCTGATGGCGCTCGTCTCAGGAGTCGCGCACTACGTACTGCTCCAGGCCCTCGACGTGCCGTACGCGCCCGTGCTCGCCGTGTGGGTGGGCCTGGTCTCGCAGTTCATCCCGACCATCGGCACCTATCTCGCGGGCGCCCTGCCGATGCTGATCGCCTTCACGGTCGATCCCTGGTACGCGCTGTGGGTGCTCGTCTTCGTGGTGATCTACCAGCAGTTCGAGAACTATGTGCTCCAGCCCAAGCTGACCTCGAAGACCGTCGACATCCACCCCGCGGTCGCCTTCGGCTCGGTCATCGCGGGTACCGCTCTCCTCGGTGCCGTCGGCGCCCTGATCGCCATCCCTGCGGTCGCCACGCTTCAGGCGTTCCTGGGGGCGTACGTGAAGCGGTACGACGTCACGGACGATCCCCGGGTCCACGGGCACCGGAAGGGGGGCGACGGGCCCTCGCCGGTCACACGCGCGCGTGCGCTGTGGGAGCACCGGCGGCAGGGGCCGCAGGACTCCGCCGACGACTCGCCCTCGTCCTGA
- the recA gene encoding recombinase RecA, producing MAGTDRDKALDAALAQIERQFGKGAVMRLGERPNEPIEVIPTGSTALDVALGVGGLPRGRVVEVYGPESSGKTTLTLHAVANAQRAGGQVAFIDAEHALDPEYAKKLGVDIDNLILSQPDNGEQALEIVDMLVRSGALDLIVIDSVAALVPRAEIEGEMGDSHVGLQARLMSQALRKITGALSQSGTTAIFINQLREKIGVMFGSPETTTGGRALKFYASVRLDIRRIETLKDGTDAVGNRTRVKVVKNKVAPPFKQAEFDILYGHGISREGGLIDMGVENGFVRKAGAWYTYEGDQLGQGKENARNFLKDNPDLANEIEKKILEKLGVGVRPEEPAAEPSADAAATAPADDAAKTASTPAAAKAAKTKAVAAKS from the coding sequence ATGGCAGGAACCGACCGCGACAAGGCGTTGGACGCCGCGCTCGCGCAGATTGAACGGCAGTTCGGCAAGGGCGCGGTGATGCGCCTGGGCGAGCGGCCGAATGAGCCCATCGAAGTCATCCCCACCGGGTCGACCGCGCTCGATGTCGCCCTCGGTGTCGGCGGCCTGCCGCGCGGCCGAGTGGTGGAGGTGTACGGCCCGGAGTCCTCCGGCAAGACGACCCTGACCCTGCACGCGGTGGCGAACGCCCAGAGGGCCGGCGGCCAGGTGGCGTTCATCGACGCGGAGCACGCCCTCGACCCCGAGTACGCGAAGAAGCTCGGCGTCGACATCGACAACCTGATCCTGTCCCAGCCGGACAACGGCGAGCAGGCCCTGGAGATCGTGGACATGCTGGTCCGCTCCGGTGCCCTCGATCTCATCGTCATCGACTCCGTCGCTGCGCTCGTGCCGCGCGCGGAGATCGAGGGCGAGATGGGTGACTCGCACGTGGGTCTGCAGGCGCGTCTGATGAGCCAGGCGCTCCGTAAGATCACCGGTGCGCTGAGCCAGTCCGGGACCACCGCGATCTTCATCAACCAGCTCCGCGAGAAGATCGGCGTGATGTTCGGCTCGCCGGAGACCACGACCGGTGGCCGGGCGCTCAAGTTCTACGCCTCGGTGCGGCTCGACATCCGGCGCATCGAGACGCTGAAGGACGGCACCGACGCGGTCGGCAACCGCACCCGCGTCAAGGTCGTCAAGAACAAGGTCGCGCCGCCGTTCAAGCAGGCCGAGTTCGACATCCTCTACGGGCACGGCATCAGCCGCGAGGGCGGTCTGATCGACATGGGCGTGGAGAACGGCTTCGTCCGTAAGGCCGGCGCCTGGTACACGTACGAGGGCGACCAGCTGGGACAGGGCAAGGAGAATGCCCGCAACTTCCTGAAGGACAACCCCGACCTCGCCAACGAGATCGAGAAGAAGATCCTGGAGAAGCTGGGCGTCGGCGTGCGGCCCGAGGAGCCGGCCGCCGAACCGAGTGCGGACGCGGCGGCCACCGCGCCGGCGGACGACGCCGCGAAGACGGCGTCCACGCCTGCGGCGGCGAAGGCCGCCAAGACCAAGGCCGTGGCTGCCAAGAGCTGA
- the recX gene encoding recombination regulator RecX — protein MTRRTDWTEHASPDPPRERGRGGAGHGEDTGPRSHRGEAARRGDEGYGSTSSYGTGGPFDDWPGEATSQGDRPGEGVPDGGEWPEDGSGSPGGDRRRGGRRARGEGGSPPGGRGHRRRGFGEPPPGEDGGGPSSSRAGKGEPPADPVERARAICLRLLTGTPRTRKQLADALRKREIPDDAAEEVLSRFEEVGLINDGAFADAWVESRHHGRGLARRALAQELRTKGVDSMLIEEAVSQLDSEQEEVTARELVDRKLRATRGLDRDKRLRRLAGMLARKGYSEGMALRVVRQALEEEGEETEFLGDEGF, from the coding sequence GTGACACGGCGAACCGACTGGACCGAGCACGCCTCCCCTGACCCCCCGCGTGAGCGGGGAAGGGGCGGCGCCGGCCATGGAGAGGACACGGGCCCGCGCAGCCATCGAGGAGAGGCCGCACGGCGCGGTGACGAGGGATACGGCAGTACGTCGTCGTACGGCACCGGTGGGCCCTTCGACGACTGGCCGGGCGAGGCCACCAGCCAGGGTGACCGGCCGGGAGAGGGCGTGCCGGACGGCGGCGAGTGGCCGGAGGACGGCTCGGGCTCACCCGGTGGAGACCGGCGCCGGGGCGGCCGCAGGGCACGTGGTGAGGGTGGCTCACCACCAGGGGGACGTGGACACCGCAGGCGCGGCTTCGGGGAGCCGCCGCCCGGTGAGGACGGAGGCGGCCCCTCCTCGTCGAGGGCCGGGAAGGGGGAGCCTCCGGCGGACCCGGTGGAGCGGGCGCGGGCTATCTGCCTGCGCCTGCTCACCGGGACCCCGCGCACGCGGAAGCAGCTCGCCGATGCCCTGCGCAAGCGGGAGATCCCGGACGACGCCGCCGAGGAGGTGCTGTCGCGGTTCGAGGAGGTCGGACTGATCAACGACGGCGCGTTCGCGGATGCCTGGGTGGAGTCCCGGCACCATGGCCGGGGGCTCGCCCGGCGGGCGCTCGCCCAGGAGCTGCGGACCAAGGGGGTCGACTCCATGCTGATCGAGGAGGCCGTCTCGCAGCTCGACTCCGAACAGGAGGAGGTGACGGCGCGCGAGCTGGTCGACCGCAAGCTGCGTGCCACGCGTGGCCTCGACCGCGACAAACGACTGCGCCGCCTCGCCGGCATGCTCGCCCGCAAGGGCTACTCCGAGGGCATGGCCCTGCGGGTGGTCCGCCAGGCTCTGGAGGAGGAGGGCGAGGAGACGGAGTTCCTCGGCGACGAGGGGTTCTGA
- a CDS encoding cysteine dioxygenase — translation MSTSPVVPSAPSVAPPAQAELLDFVRRTAADAELIDSLPLDPEGRTWVRLEGPGGSEAWLIGWPPGTGTGWHDHAESVGAFITAAGELKENSLAARLPADGWKTLELSDDVDRERRLPAGKGRSFGQHHVHEVLNRSTDRHAISVHAYYPPLPQIRRYSRTGQVLRLEHVERPEDWQ, via the coding sequence GTGTCCACCTCACCCGTTGTCCCCTCCGCTCCCTCCGTCGCGCCGCCGGCGCAGGCCGAACTCCTCGACTTCGTACGGCGTACGGCTGCCGACGCCGAGCTGATCGACTCCCTTCCGCTCGACCCGGAGGGCCGCACTTGGGTGCGCCTCGAAGGGCCCGGGGGCAGCGAGGCCTGGCTGATCGGCTGGCCGCCCGGCACCGGCACCGGCTGGCACGACCACGCCGAGTCGGTCGGCGCCTTCATCACCGCCGCAGGGGAGCTGAAGGAGAACTCCCTCGCCGCCCGGCTGCCCGCCGACGGCTGGAAGACGCTCGAACTCTCCGACGACGTGGACCGCGAGCGGCGGCTGCCGGCAGGCAAGGGCCGTTCCTTCGGGCAGCACCACGTCCACGAGGTGCTCAACCGGTCCACCGACCGCCACGCGATCTCCGTGCACGCCTACTACCCGCCCCTCCCTCAGATCCGCCGCTACAGCCGCACGGGCCAGGTCCTGCGTCTGGAGCACGTGGAACGTCCGGAGGACTGGCAGTGA
- a CDS encoding FAD-dependent monooxygenase → MDPVIIVGAGPVGLTLALALARQEVPSVVLDEGPGKDEPRLARTAVLHEDTAALMARLTGVPVAELGVHWAGWRSMRRKQVMREVDFEEAGDAPLHLVQHVLTGALRTALAEERLTRLVTDSRLDTIEQEPAGVTAHTRGAKGTWWRGSYLIGCDGPRSTVRKLQDIRFPGRTAVERHAVAALRTELPWEDRALLHRMPPWRTSGPSSGEITARPLPDGVWRLDWLLPPGKDLVTPELLVARVRETLAGWTGGSTPPYELLDTGVHTVHHRLARRWRAGRVFLAGDSAHCLGALGTQGLDESLRDADNLAWKLALAWHHGPHEALLDSYQAERRAVVAGRLRAADQALPLLRGGGGLRSVVPGSARGHDALLTDGHLGRGPLGAPGAYADSPLAPRHLEGEVPVDTEAGAPVADVRVTAEDGSFVRLRDRLGRGALLVVLIAPGTGVWERKHWVTAGIMPRLAAAVTALPHSAELLVAEEYPGAAPHTVLLVRPDGHLVTALSGVRPADLYSAAETALGGPPAKTEANAGAGSH, encoded by the coding sequence GTGGACCCGGTGATCATCGTCGGAGCGGGGCCCGTCGGGCTCACGCTCGCCTTGGCGCTGGCGCGCCAGGAGGTCCCCTCCGTGGTCCTCGACGAGGGTCCGGGCAAGGACGAACCCCGCCTGGCCCGTACGGCCGTACTGCATGAGGACACCGCCGCCCTCATGGCCCGGCTGACCGGAGTGCCGGTCGCCGAGCTGGGCGTGCACTGGGCCGGATGGCGGTCGATGCGCCGCAAGCAGGTGATGCGCGAGGTCGACTTCGAGGAGGCCGGGGACGCCCCCCTGCACCTCGTCCAGCACGTCCTGACCGGCGCCCTGCGCACCGCGCTCGCCGAGGAGCGGCTGACCAGGCTTGTCACGGACAGCCGTCTCGACACGATCGAGCAGGAGCCCGCGGGCGTCACCGCCCACACCCGCGGCGCCAAGGGCACATGGTGGCGCGGCAGTTACCTGATCGGCTGCGACGGCCCGCGGTCCACCGTGCGCAAGCTCCAGGACATCCGCTTTCCGGGCCGTACGGCGGTCGAGCGCCACGCGGTCGCCGCCCTGCGCACCGAACTCCCCTGGGAAGACCGGGCGTTGCTGCACCGGATGCCCCCCTGGCGAACGTCCGGCCCGTCTTCCGGCGAGATCACCGCCCGCCCGCTCCCCGACGGCGTGTGGCGACTGGACTGGCTGCTGCCGCCCGGCAAGGACCTGGTCACGCCCGAGCTCCTGGTGGCCCGCGTCCGGGAGACCCTCGCGGGCTGGACGGGCGGCTCGACGCCGCCGTACGAACTCCTCGACACCGGAGTCCACACCGTGCACCACCGGCTGGCCCGCCGCTGGCGCGCCGGACGGGTCTTCCTCGCGGGGGACTCGGCGCACTGTCTCGGGGCGCTCGGCACACAGGGCCTCGACGAGAGCCTCAGGGACGCCGACAACCTCGCCTGGAAACTGGCCCTGGCCTGGCACCACGGGCCGCACGAGGCGCTTCTCGACAGCTATCAGGCCGAGCGGCGCGCGGTCGTCGCCGGGCGGCTGCGCGCCGCGGACCAGGCGCTGCCGTTGCTGCGCGGCGGCGGGGGCCTGCGCTCGGTCGTCCCCGGTTCGGCCCGCGGCCACGACGCGTTGCTCACGGACGGTCACTTGGGGCGCGGCCCGCTGGGCGCGCCGGGGGCGTACGCCGACTCGCCCCTCGCACCCCGGCACCTCGAAGGGGAGGTGCCCGTCGACACCGAGGCGGGGGCCCCGGTCGCGGACGTGCGGGTGACCGCCGAGGACGGCTCGTTCGTACGGCTGCGCGACCGTCTGGGCCGGGGCGCGCTGCTCGTCGTCCTGATCGCGCCGGGCACCGGAGTGTGGGAGCGCAAGCACTGGGTGACCGCCGGAATCATGCCCCGGCTGGCCGCGGCGGTGACCGCGCTGCCGCACTCCGCCGAGCTGCTGGTCGCCGAGGAGTACCCGGGCGCGGCCCCGCACACGGTCCTTCTCGTACGGCCCGACGGCCACCTCGTCACGGCGCTGAGCGGAGTCCGCCCGGCGGACCTGTACTCGGCGGCCGAGACGGCGCTCGGCGGTCCTCCGGCGAAGACCGAGGCGAACGCGGGAGCCGGCTCACATTGA
- a CDS encoding amino acid ABC transporter permease produces MSSVLYDTPGPRAKRRNVLLSVVFTLLLLLTLWWVWQKMDDKNQLEWNLWEPFTTGEAWTTYLLPGLGNTLKAAAISMVIALPLGAVFGIARMSDHAWVRGVAGTVVEFFRSIPVLLLMLFANEFYVRSSMGISSEERPLYAVVTGLVLYNASVLAEVVRAGILSLPKGQTEAAYAVGLRKGQTMTSILLPQAVTVMLPAIVSQLVVIVKDTALGGVMLGFTELLNSRSTLAANYANVIPSFIVVGIVFIVVNFLLTSFASWLEQRLRRSKKSTGAVIGDDPAEINPAAVRGTYGTGENAGGGF; encoded by the coding sequence ATGAGCTCGGTCCTCTACGACACTCCGGGACCCCGCGCCAAACGGCGCAACGTCCTCCTGTCGGTCGTCTTCACCCTCCTGCTCCTCCTCACCCTGTGGTGGGTGTGGCAGAAGATGGACGACAAGAACCAGCTGGAGTGGAACCTCTGGGAGCCCTTCACCACCGGCGAGGCCTGGACGACCTACCTCCTGCCCGGCCTCGGCAACACCCTCAAGGCCGCGGCGATCTCCATGGTGATCGCCCTCCCGCTGGGCGCCGTCTTCGGCATCGCCCGTATGTCCGACCACGCCTGGGTGCGGGGCGTGGCCGGCACGGTGGTCGAGTTCTTCCGGTCCATCCCGGTGCTGCTGCTGATGCTGTTCGCCAACGAGTTCTACGTCCGCTCCTCCATGGGGATCAGCAGCGAGGAACGGCCCCTCTACGCCGTGGTCACCGGCCTGGTGCTGTACAACGCGTCGGTGCTCGCCGAGGTCGTCCGGGCCGGCATCCTCTCCCTGCCCAAGGGACAGACGGAAGCGGCCTACGCGGTCGGTCTGCGCAAGGGCCAGACGATGACCAGCATCCTGCTCCCGCAGGCGGTCACCGTGATGCTGCCGGCGATCGTCAGCCAGCTGGTCGTCATCGTGAAGGACACCGCGCTGGGCGGCGTGATGCTGGGCTTCACCGAGCTGCTCAACTCGCGCAGCACGCTGGCGGCGAACTACGCCAACGTCATCCCCAGCTTCATCGTGGTGGGGATCGTCTTCATCGTGGTCAACTTCCTCCTCACCAGCTTCGCGAGCTGGCTGGAGCAGAGGCTGCGGCGCAGCAAGAAGAGCACGGGCGCCGTCATCGGCGATGACCCGGCGGAGATCAACCCCGCGGCGGTGCGCGGCACCTACGGGACCGGCGAGAACGCCGGCGGCGGATTCTGA
- a CDS encoding amino acid ABC transporter permease — translation MFDFLEGYDVLGAFWMTVKLTVLSAVGSLIWGTLLAGMRVSPVPLMRGFGTAYVNIVRNIPLTVIIVFTSLGLADIFGVTMGAADNFDVQGFRLAVLGFTAYTAAFVCEAIRSGINTVPLGQAEAARAIGLNFSQTLRLIVLPQAFRAVINPLANVLIALTKNTTVAAAIGVAEAAALMKTMIENEAQTLAIGAVFAFGFVVLTLPTGLFLGWLAKRLAVKR, via the coding sequence GTGTTCGACTTTCTAGAAGGTTACGACGTCCTCGGGGCGTTCTGGATGACGGTGAAACTCACCGTCCTGTCCGCCGTCGGCTCCCTGATCTGGGGCACCCTGCTCGCCGGGATGCGGGTCAGCCCGGTTCCGCTGATGCGCGGGTTCGGCACCGCGTACGTCAACATCGTCCGGAACATCCCCCTGACCGTCATCATCGTCTTCACCTCGCTCGGCCTCGCCGACATCTTCGGTGTGACGATGGGCGCGGCGGACAACTTCGACGTCCAGGGCTTCCGGCTGGCGGTGCTCGGTTTCACCGCCTACACCGCGGCCTTCGTCTGCGAGGCGATCCGGTCCGGCATCAACACGGTGCCGCTCGGCCAGGCCGAGGCTGCCCGCGCGATCGGGCTCAACTTCAGCCAGACCCTGCGCCTCATCGTGCTGCCACAGGCCTTCCGCGCGGTCATCAACCCGCTGGCCAACGTGCTGATCGCGCTGACCAAGAACACCACCGTGGCCGCCGCGATCGGCGTGGCCGAGGCGGCCGCGCTGATGAAGACGATGATCGAGAACGAGGCCCAGACACTCGCCATCGGCGCGGTCTTCGCGTTCGGCTTCGTGGTACTGACCCTGCCGACCGGCCTCTTCCTCGGCTGGCTCGCGAAGCGACTGGCGGTGAAGCGATGA
- a CDS encoding glutamate ABC transporter substrate-binding protein, whose amino-acid sequence MKLRKVTAASAAVLALALSATACGGDSKDDSGSSSSGGGGGKIKIGIKFDQPGLGLKEPDGSYAGFDVDVATYVAKQLGYSADKIEWVETKSADRENALSRGDVKLIAATYSINDERKKKVDFAGPYLLAHQDLLIKKDSKISEATDLNGEKLCSVTGSTSAQNVKDDFAPKAQLKQYGGYSECIAGLQSGAVDAVTTDDSILAGFASQDKYKGQFKLAGLKLSNENYGIGVKKDDTATLNKVNAALTKMVSDGSWQKAVDKNFGPAGYKNEPAPKVGVIVK is encoded by the coding sequence ATGAAGCTCCGCAAGGTCACCGCCGCCTCGGCAGCCGTCCTCGCCCTCGCCCTGTCCGCGACCGCCTGCGGTGGCGACAGCAAGGACGACTCGGGCTCGAGCTCCAGCGGCGGCGGTGGCGGCAAGATCAAGATCGGCATCAAGTTCGACCAGCCGGGCCTCGGCCTGAAGGAGCCCGACGGTTCCTACGCCGGTTTCGACGTGGACGTGGCGACGTACGTGGCCAAGCAGCTCGGTTACTCGGCCGACAAGATCGAGTGGGTCGAGACCAAGAGCGCCGACCGTGAGAACGCGCTCTCCCGTGGCGACGTGAAGCTCATCGCGGCCACCTACTCGATCAACGACGAGCGCAAGAAGAAGGTCGACTTCGCCGGCCCGTACCTGCTGGCCCACCAGGACCTGCTGATCAAGAAGGACTCCAAGATCAGCGAGGCCACGGACCTCAACGGCGAGAAGCTGTGTTCCGTGACCGGTTCCACCTCGGCTCAGAACGTCAAGGACGACTTCGCCCCGAAGGCCCAGCTGAAGCAGTACGGCGGCTACTCGGAGTGCATCGCCGGCCTGCAGAGCGGCGCCGTCGACGCGGTGACCACGGACGACTCGATCCTCGCGGGCTTCGCGTCGCAGGACAAGTACAAGGGCCAGTTCAAGCTCGCCGGCCTCAAGCTCAGCAACGAGAACTACGGCATCGGTGTGAAGAAGGACGACACGGCGACCCTGAACAAGGTCAACGCGGCCCTGACGAAGATGGTCAGCGACGGCTCCTGGCAGAAGGCCGTCGACAAGAACTTCGGCCCGGCCGGCTACAAGAACGAGCCCGCCCCGAAGGTCGGCGTCATCGTCAAGTAA
- a CDS encoding amino acid ABC transporter ATP-binding protein: MTEVSVAKEDAIPAGELVVLKSVNKHFGALHVLQDIDLTIARGEVVVVIGPSGSGKSTLCRTINRLETIDAGSITIDGKPLPQEGKELARLRADVGMVFQSFNLFAHKTVLENVMLGQIKVRKADKKDAEDKARALLDRVGVATQADKYPAQLSGGQQQRVAIARALAMDPKVMLFDEPTSALDPEMINEVLEVMQQLARDGMTMIVVTHEMGFARSAANRVVFMADGRIVEEAAPDQFFSNPRSDRAKDFLSKILHH, encoded by the coding sequence ATGACCGAAGTATCGGTGGCCAAGGAAGATGCGATCCCCGCCGGCGAGCTGGTCGTCCTGAAGAGCGTCAACAAGCACTTCGGCGCGTTGCACGTACTCCAGGACATCGACCTGACGATCGCCCGCGGCGAGGTCGTCGTGGTCATCGGACCCTCCGGGTCCGGGAAGTCCACCCTGTGCCGCACCATCAACCGTCTGGAGACGATCGACGCCGGTTCGATCACCATCGACGGCAAGCCACTGCCCCAGGAAGGCAAGGAACTGGCCCGGCTGCGCGCCGACGTCGGAATGGTCTTCCAGTCCTTCAACCTGTTCGCGCACAAGACCGTGCTCGAGAACGTGATGCTGGGCCAGATCAAGGTCCGCAAGGCCGACAAGAAGGACGCCGAGGACAAGGCGCGCGCCCTGCTCGACCGGGTCGGCGTCGCCACCCAGGCGGACAAGTACCCCGCTCAGCTGTCCGGCGGTCAGCAGCAACGAGTCGCCATCGCGCGGGCGTTGGCGATGGACCCCAAGGTCATGCTCTTCGACGAGCCCACGTCGGCGCTCGACCCTGAGATGATCAACGAGGTGCTGGAGGTCATGCAGCAGCTCGCCCGCGACGGGATGACCATGATCGTCGTGACGCACGAGATGGGTTTCGCACGATCGGCCGCAAACCGCGTGGTGTTCATGGCGGACGGCCGGATCGTCGAGGAGGCTGCGCCCGACCAGTTCTTCAGCAACCCGCGCAGCGACCGTGCCAAGGACTTCCTGTCGAAGATCCTGCACCACTGA
- a CDS encoding response regulator transcription factor, whose product MRLLLVEDDNHVAAALSAVLARHGFDVTHARSGEEALRALIPESDGFGVVLLDLGLPDQDGYEVCGKIRKRTSTPVIMVTARADVRSRIHGLNLGADDYVVKPYDTGELLARIHAVSRRTVHEDVQDGGDAALLLGAVRIELPTRQVTVDGTVVQLTRKEFDLLALLAQRPGVVFRREQIISEVWRTSWEGTGRTLEVHVASLRAKLRMPALIETVRGVGYRLVAPAV is encoded by the coding sequence GTGAGACTTCTCCTCGTCGAGGACGACAACCATGTGGCCGCCGCGCTGTCCGCGGTTCTCGCCCGGCACGGTTTCGACGTCACGCACGCCCGCAGCGGCGAGGAAGCGCTCAGGGCGCTCATCCCGGAGAGTGACGGCTTCGGGGTCGTGCTCCTCGACCTCGGGCTGCCCGACCAGGACGGCTACGAGGTGTGCGGCAAGATCCGCAAGCGCACCAGCACCCCGGTGATCATGGTCACCGCGCGGGCCGACGTGCGCTCCCGCATCCACGGGCTCAACCTCGGTGCCGACGACTACGTGGTCAAGCCGTACGACACCGGGGAACTGCTCGCCCGTATCCACGCCGTCAGCCGGCGCACCGTCCACGAGGACGTCCAGGACGGCGGGGACGCCGCGCTGCTCCTCGGCGCCGTACGCATCGAACTGCCGACCCGTCAGGTCACCGTGGACGGCACGGTCGTCCAGCTCACCCGCAAGGAGTTCGACCTCCTCGCCCTGCTCGCCCAGCGGCCCGGAGTGGTCTTCCGCCGTGAGCAGATCATCAGCGAGGTCTGGCGCACCAGCTGGGAGGGGACCGGACGCACCCTGGAGGTGCACGTGGCGTCCCTGCGCGCGAAACTGCGGATGCCGGCGCTGATCGAGACGGTGCGGGGAGTGGGGTACCGACTTGTCGCCCCTGCGGTGTGA